The Candidatus Poribacteria bacterium genome contains a region encoding:
- a CDS encoding Gfo/Idh/MocA family oxidoreductase, with translation MAKLRVGVIGAGGIVARLHLPDLAKNDEFEVTLVSGRRESRLKRLCEQFGIPRWTQSYEDVIADDRVDAIIIGTPHPQHVRWGIAAIQAGKHVLMQKPLCGDMGEANAFVAAVERTDRTVQCMPHYGNHIYTLRQLCQDGAIGKVSGARARTSHGGPEIYYAEIRDIFGEKDDDLWFFDSNRASVGALFDMGVYAVSHIVGVLGSVRRVTGFVSTFDKPTDLEDVATLVLEMANGGIATAETGWCDPARTWEMSIHGTAGKFTTPGRDGEMVTKWTPTSYTREHAPVAAEAIECSVGVGGLHEHFLDCIRKGVPPPLENAHTARHITEILLAGLESSASGKAITLTTSI, from the coding sequence ATGGCGAAGCTGCGAGTCGGTGTGATCGGTGCGGGCGGGATCGTCGCGCGGTTGCACCTGCCAGACTTGGCGAAGAACGACGAGTTCGAGGTGACGCTCGTGTCCGGCAGACGCGAGAGCCGACTGAAGCGGCTCTGTGAACAGTTCGGCATCCCGCGATGGACGCAGAGCTACGAGGATGTCATCGCGGACGACCGCGTCGATGCGATCATCATTGGAACACCGCATCCGCAACACGTCCGCTGGGGCATCGCCGCCATCCAAGCCGGGAAGCACGTCCTGATGCAGAAGCCGCTCTGCGGCGATATGGGCGAGGCGAACGCGTTCGTAGCCGCCGTCGAGCGCACCGACCGGACGGTGCAGTGCATGCCGCACTACGGGAACCACATCTACACGCTCCGTCAGCTTTGTCAGGACGGCGCAATCGGGAAGGTGTCCGGGGCGCGAGCCCGCACGAGCCACGGCGGACCCGAGATCTACTACGCGGAGATTCGCGACATCTTCGGCGAAAAGGACGACGACCTCTGGTTCTTCGACTCGAACCGCGCGAGCGTCGGCGCGCTGTTCGACATGGGCGTCTACGCCGTGTCGCACATCGTCGGGGTTCTCGGATCGGTGAGACGGGTTACGGGCTTCGTCTCAACCTTCGACAAGCCGACCGACCTGGAGGACGTCGCCACGTTGGTGCTAGAGATGGCGAACGGCGGCATCGCGACCGCCGAGACGGGCTGGTGCGATCCAGCGCGGACGTGGGAGATGTCCATTCACGGCACGGCGGGTAAGTTCACGACGCCCGGCCGCGATGGCGAGATGGTGACCAAGTGGACGCCGACCTCCTATACGCGCGAACACGCTCCCGTGGCAGCGGAAGCCATCGAGTGCAGCGTCGGCGTCGGCGGGCTCCACGAGCATTTCCTGGACTGCATCCGCAAGGGCGTGCCGCCGCCGCTGGAGAACGCCCACACGGCACGGCATATCACCGAGATTCTGCTGGCGGGGCTCGAGTCGAGTGCTTCCGGGAAAGCGATCACGCTGACGACATCGATCTGA